CGTTAGTTAGTTATCTGCGAAATGCAGGAAAACTCTCTCAAGCTCATGAAGTTATAAGGCAGATGGTGGCAAAGGGGCAGTATGTTCACCTTCAGACAAAAATTAGAAGATCTAGGAGACGATAAAGAAATGAAGAAGTATGTAAGATCTGCGGAGTTTCCTGTTTTTATCACGCTATTCTGAATATTTCCGTATTGGTGTACCGCAATCGATGCTTCATTATGCAATGAATAGCTAGTTTATTCTCTACTTCGTTTTCGATAGATTCAGCTTTTTCCTCTTCTAGTGTATTATTGGTGGTAATATACTGCTCTTCTGGTTTCTTAATTTGTATTTGGTAGCTGCataaaaaatgttcaaaaaGTTCAAGCATTATCGTAGACTTGTGTCGAAAAAGCGCCTTTAACTTGAATTCAACCAGATCCCTTCCCTCCATTAGTTCTCATTTGTGGGATGGCGGGGAAACTTCTATAATGTTTGTCTTCGTTTCTGTTGTGCTGGAGAAAAATTTAGGAGAAAAACTGTTGTATGATAAGTTTAAAATTGTTTACTGGTATATGGTAAGATTTTGTCCTGTAAATTGTTAACTTGCACGTGAAGTTATATTTGTGTGAAAAATGATTAGCTGTGAGTTATATTAAAATTTCGAAATATATTGTACTTGGTTAGATTATATAATAATGATAATCTAGAGTATGTTCTGGAATTGATGAAAACTTGAGTACAAAGAGATTATTctgttgttgtatgaaaatGATCAAAAAATATCTTTTGGAAGAGGAATAACAACGAGAATGTAATACTTAATTACATTTTGGGGATGCAAatttttttgagagaattcaaTCATCACCTTTGCTTTTCTGATCTCATATGGTCCCATTTTGACACAATGGACGGGACAATTTTCTCTTGCTCTTGAACTTTGTTAATTACTTGGGTCTTTTGTGTTGAGTGCTTGTTTACATTCTATGGATTCTGTAGCATTCCATCGTCCCTAGAATCTGATTTTATGTAGCACAACTTACAATACAAAGTGGTTGAAAAGTGGTGTAATTAAGAAGCAGCACTCCTTTTGCATTATTGTTCCATAAGTGGCTAGGAGCACCATCTATTAGGTTAGTTTGCTGTTTTTTACCTTGATAATTTTGCTTTTCAATGGCTTTTTTCAACTTGAAGCTTTGGAACATGTGGCCAAGTCCTTAATTGCTACTTTTCTCACTTTTGTGACATTGGAAGGCATCATGTGTTTTTTGAAACAAACCAGTTGACCAACTGTTTTCAGTTGTGTTGGATAACATCGATGACTTTTGAATGTATGCCATTTATGCTACTCTTGGTAGCATACTGATATGTCATATGTTCCTGTTATTTAGTGTTTACATATTCATCATTTTTTATGCCTCTCATGGGTGTTTCTTGTTCATTTTTATGGACTTATCGTTGCTATTCTGCTTGTATCAAGGAatgagatgagtcgagtcaaatCGAGTCGAACCATAGTCAATTCATATCTTTATATTCGAATTTCGTCGAAATTTACTCGGGTTGGTTCCAACTCGTGGAATTTGAAAATAATCTCTCCAACATTAACATCCACTACCATACGTTCTAGTTTCTAAAAAAATGAACTGCttgtaaagtttttttttttttttttttgacgtaGTAATTGCACCCAACTTTCTAACTTGACATCCACTATTTTTTTGTGGGTTTTATTCGTTGACCTGTGTGGTTATGTGCGTAAGCTAATACTCTTTGCCACGATTTATTGGatattatttgtcaaaaatgtCTGCCTCAGTGTCGTAATATCGATACCGACCTTGTTAATCCATATTCGACCGGTTACTTTGCGACAACCATTTAGCCTCGCTTCACAGCGTGGGGGAAGATCGGTAGCGGCGTGCTGGTCTAATTGAACACCGTTTCACGGGTTACCCTCAATAACATAGCCGTCTTATCGAACAAAATCTATGTTTGAGttgataatttttttagaatttttattcctattatttaaattattgattttactGATTCTCCATGTATTGATTAAGTTTGGCTACAAGATTCTTGAAAAGGCAAAAGGGAGCCTGAGTGTCGCAAGGGTTGCTTTTTTTCCTTCCCCTGATTGGTTTGTTTGAGCAACTATGTTGTTTGATTTTGGAATTGTGAACGATATATCgttattttaatgttaaaaactttctcataaaattattaaatgggATTGCAAACTACTTAATCACGCTTTGACTTCATATTCTGAAgttgtttttatatatttttaaaagaattagTAGCATGAAAACGCCTCTTtctttggtaaaaaaaaaaaatagaacacCTCTTTTCAATACGAGTAAGTCAACCGGTTTCAGGATTCTATAATCATGAGACGGTTTGAACCGATCTATAACTATaatgaataataatattttgacgTAAAAAATAGTAGTTTTTCATGGGTTGGGTTGGGTTGAGTTgaagatttgtctcacaaaattgacatgtgagatctaacatgagtttttgtgttcTGGGTTTTCCCACTAAAGGATTTTTGCCATTTTTTATAGtatgtatcttgtgagacggttttacgaatttttatccCTAAGGCGGGTCAACCTTtctgatatttacaataataagtaatacttttaataaatgATCCAAATaggagatctgtctcacaaaattgacacgtgagaccgtctcacaacaaTTTTTGTGCTTTTTTAATGTCCATGTCATCAATGTTATTAATTGTACTAAAGTGAATCGATCTTAGGACTTTGTTCTTGGTTGATATTATgccatatatttttttaaaaaaattatgctgTTTTTCTCTTCCCTGAACAAAGCGAATCTTAAGGTCAGAAATTTACAAGTCAAAAAGCTATTTGGATTTATTTATATGTAAGCTgatatcataaaattttatttttaaaaaatttctcaaAAGAAAAGGCGTTTAGATTTATAGGAGAACCTAATTGATATCTCATAATTGAAGATCAATTCTTAGGCACCGCATAATCTCATACAAATCAAGGAGGGGCGTTGAAACACTCGATTAGGGGATGGCAATGAAGCGGGTTTGTCATCGTCAACTCCGTCCTCGAATTCTATCATCACCCTCATATCCGTCCCGATCCCCGCTTTTTCGGGTTCAAAAAATCCCCGAACTTGAAACAATGAGGATCAAATCACTATCAATACGCACATTCtcgtttcaaaaaaattaattgggtAAGTCCtgaaccaaaacttattattattagtggtattattattttaaaataacattattatattattaatattaataatattattattttattattaatattattatcgaGGGCGGAGTCGATGATGAGGATAAAATTTTCATATCTGTCCGAACTACTTcggatattttaaaaaatcctcGAATACCTGAACCAGAAAAAAATTGAGGATCCTATCTCCATTTTGGGTTTTTCCCACGGAGCCTCGAACCCTGAGGAAAATTGTCATCCTGGACTCGACAAGAGATTGGGGTCAAAACATTACATTACAATTTTTGTGAATTTGTAACTAATAAGCTTAGACACAAATCAATAAATTCTCAAGAAATGCTTGTCACAACCTATAGGCATAATATTTCATCGTTTGCATATGTTGAAAAACAAATGATTTACAAGAAAACTTATGATTGAGGATGATGCACAACAAAATCTCGAACATTCTTAAAACTAGAACGACATGGAATATGGAGCTTGATTACTTATTTTCTTGTGGTTTCTTATCATCCCCTTTCTTGTCTTCCTTTGCTGGCCCGACGGCCAGAATGTCAACTTTCCCCACTTTTTTCAGACTCTTCACCAGAGCTACTGCATCCATTTCTCCTACCACCGTCAGCTTCTGATCTTTTAAATCAGCAGCAATGGAATCCACCCCTAGAGCATGGTTAAGATCAGATACAATGTTTAAATCTACCTGTTTGTGCAGAACTTAACAGAAAAGGATGTGTTATTGCGACGAAACTCGTGGATTCGGGAAAAAGAAACAGTGTGTGAAACATTTGTACGTCTAAGGGGCATATGAATCCCTTTCTCGGGTGATCTTAGTTTCCTTCAAGAAATTAATTAGCCTGATGTTATGGTCTTTATCACCCTTAGTTTTTTTTGCTAAAAATATAGGTTTCACCGCTAATGCGTATAAAAAGATGGGATTGAATTCGATAGTACCGAAAATATCAGCAACTGCCTCTATAGCTTTCTGCTTGGTCCTCTCATCGGACATGGTCATGACTTTGAGAACTACCTTCTGTTGCATGAAAATTAGATGAAAAAAATTCTTGAATCtgcattttaattttgatcGAAACATGTAACTATAGTATATA
This sequence is a window from Primulina tabacum isolate GXHZ01 chromosome 17, ASM2559414v2, whole genome shotgun sequence. Protein-coding genes within it:
- the LOC142531618 gene encoding heavy metal-associated isoprenylated plant protein 12-like, coding for MAAQKVVLKVMTMSDERTKQKAIEAVADIFGVDSIAADLKDQKLTVVGEMDAVALVKSLKKVGKVDILAVGPAKEDKKGDDKKPQENK